A stretch of the Panthera uncia isolate 11264 chromosome D1, Puncia_PCG_1.0, whole genome shotgun sequence genome encodes the following:
- the MUC2 gene encoding mucin-2 produces the protein ENETWWLCNCTMAICKYDNVVELVQVQCKPPPMPTCSNDLPPVRVMDPDGCCWHWECDCYCTGWGDPHYVTFDGLYYSYQGNCTYVLVEEINPTVDGFGVYIDNYHCDVNDRVSCPRTLIVRHETQEVLIKTVQMAPIKVQVQVNGQAVALPYRKYGLQVSQSGINYVVDIPELGALISYNGLSFSIRLPHHRFGNNTKGQCGTCTNNTADDCVLPSGEVVSNCEVAADQWVVNDPSKPHCPHVGVTTKPPASTPSAGSPTPKDCASPLCDLIKDSLFAQCHAVAPPQHYYDACVFDSCFVPGSGLECASLQTYATLCAQKGICIDWRNHTNGACLLTCPPHREYRACGPPEEPTCKSGSSEKNNSILVEGCFCPEGTMNYAPGFDACVDMCGCMGPDNVPRKFGEHFEFDCKSCVCLEGGSGISCLPKTCSQEPPQCTEEGTYPLTEVNPADTCCNITSCKCNTSLCPAMPSKCPLGFEVKSEIAPGKCCPAYTCVPKGVCVHQNAEYQPGSPVYSSKCQDCVCTNRRNSSTELNVISCTHVLCDDSCSPGFELVEAPGQCCGKCEQTHCIIKRPGREPIILKPGDIKHDPKNNCTFFSCVKIHKQLISSVSNITCPDFDPSICVPGSITLMPNGCCKKCTPRNETRIFCSAIPVTREISFAGCTNRVTMNYCSGSCGTFALYSAEAQALDHKCSCCKEERTSQREVVLHCPQGGSRSHTYTHIESCRCQDTTCELPPAPRRVPGRSRRSSPGGPRPGGA, from the exons ACGAGACGTGGTGGCTGTGTAACTGCACCATGGCCATCTGCAAATACGACAACGTGGTGGAGTTGGTGCAGGTGCAGTGCAAGCCCCCACCCATGCCCACCTGCTCCAACGACCTCCCGCCCGTGCGCGTCATGGACCCTGATGGCTGCTGCTGGCACTGGGAGTGCGACT GCTACTGCACAGGCTGGGGGGACCCGCACTACGTCACCTTCGACGGGCTCTACTACAGCTACCAGGGCAACTGCACGTACGTGCTGGTGGAGGAGATCAACCCCACGGTAGACGGCTTCGGCGTCTACATCGACAACTACCACTGTGACGTCAACGACCGGGTGTCCTGCCCCCGCACGCTCATCGTGCGCCACGAGACCCAGGAGGTGCTGATCAAGACGGTGCAGATGGCCCCCATAAAAGTGCAG GTGCAGGTCAACGGGCAGGCCGTGGCGCTGCCCTACAGGAAGTATGGGCTGCAGGTGTCCCAGTCGGGCATCAACTACGTGGTGGACATCCCCGAGCTGGGTGCCCTCATCTCCTACAACGGCCTGTCCTTCTCCATCAGGCTGCCCCACCACCGGTTTGGCAACAACACCAAGGGCCAGTGTG GCACGTGTACCAACAACACCGCCGACGACTGCGTGTTGCCCAGCGGAGAGGTCGTTTCCAACTGCGAGGTCGCGGCCGACCAGTGGGTGGTGAACGACCCCTCCAAGCCACACTGTCCCCACGTCGGCGTCACCACCAAGCCCCCGGCTAGCACGCCGTCAGCGGGCAGCCCCACGCCCAAGGACTGTGCTTCCCCTCTCTGCGACCTCATCAAAGACAG CCTGTTCGCCCAGTGCCACGCCGTGGCACCCCCCCAGCACTACTATGACGCCTGCGTGTTCGACAGCTGCTTCGTGCCCGGCTCGGGCCTGGAGTGCGCCAGCCTGCAGACCTACGCGACCCTCTGTGCCCAGAAGGGCATCTGTATCGACTGGCGGAACCACACCAACGGCGCCTGCT TGCTGACGTGTCCGCCTCACAGGGAGTACCGGGCCTGTGGTCCTCCAGAGGAACCCACCTGCAAGTCTGG ATCCTCTGAGAAGAACAACAGCATCCTGGTGGAGGGCTGCTTCTGTCCCGAGGGCACCATGAACTACGCCCCGGGTTTCGACGCCTGCGTGGACATGTGTG GCTGTATGGGACCTGACAATGTGCCTAGAAAG TTTGGGGAACACTTTGAGTTCGACTGCAAGAGCTGCGTCTGCCTGGAGGGCGGGAGCGGCATTTCCTGCCTGCCTAAGACATGCAGCCAGGAGCCGCCCCAGTGCACGGAGGAGGGCACCTACCCGCTCACAGAGGTCAACCCCGCCGACACCTGCTGCAACATCACATCCTGCA agtgCAACACCAGCCTGTGCCCGGCGATGCCGTCCAAGTGCCCGCTGGGATTTGAAGTGAAGAGTGAGATCGCGCCCGGGAAGTGCTGCCCCGCCTACACCTGTG TGCCCAAGGGTGTGTGCGTTCACCAGAATGCCGAGTACCAG CCGGGGTCGCCAGTTTACTCCTCCAAATGCCAGGACTGCGTGTGCACCAACCGCAGGAACAGCAGCACCGAGCTCAACGTCATCTCCTGCACCCACGTGCTCTGTGACGACTCCTGCAGCCCc GGCTTCGAGCTGGTGGAGGCCCCCGGGCAGTGCTGTGGTAAGTGTGAGCAGACCCACTGCATCATCAAGAGGCCCGGCAGGGAACCCATCATCCTAAAG CCCGGGGACATAAAGCACGACCCCAAGAATAACTGCACATTCTTCAGCTGCGTGAAGATTCACAAGCAGCTCATCTCTTCTGTCTCCAACATCACCTGCCCCGACTTTGACCCCAGCATCTGCGTCCCG ggTTCCATCACTCTCATGCCCAATGGTTGCTGCAAGAAAT GCACCCCTCGCAACGAGACCAGAATCTTCTGTTCCGCCATCCCCGTCACCCGGGAAATTTCTTTCGCCGGCTGCACCAACAGAGTCACGATGAACTACTGCTCTGGGTCCTGCGGGACCTTTGCCCT GTACTCGGCCGAGGCCCAGGCCCTGGACCACAAGTGCTCCTGCTGTAAGGAAGAACGGACCAGTCAGCGGGAGGTGGTGCTGCACTGTCCCCAGGGCGGCTCGAGGAGCCACACCTACACCCACATCGAGAGCTGCCGGTGCCAGGACACCACCTGTGAGCTCCCGCCGGCCCCGCGCCGCGTCCCCGGCCGCTCCCGGCGCTCCAGCCCCGGGGGCCCGCGCCCAGGAGGCGCCTGA